The Xanthomonas sp. DAR 34887 genome has a segment encoding these proteins:
- the mreD gene encoding rod shape-determining protein MreD, which produces MSRLRSKGWVLPVSVILALLLGLLPLPLLLQPLRPYWLALVVAYWVIETPDKVGLGFAFAIGVVADLLYGGVLGEQALRLVILSFILQRFRARIRFFPMSQQALAIGGLLVNDRIVAAAVHLAVGEPTLPWNYWWAPLLGMALWPPLFVLLDALRLGRRSK; this is translated from the coding sequence GCGTGATCCTGGCGCTGCTGCTGGGGCTGTTGCCGTTGCCGCTGTTGCTGCAGCCGCTGCGGCCGTACTGGCTGGCGCTGGTGGTGGCGTACTGGGTGATCGAGACGCCGGACAAGGTCGGGCTGGGCTTCGCCTTCGCCATCGGCGTGGTCGCCGATCTGCTGTACGGCGGGGTGCTCGGCGAACAGGCGCTGCGGCTGGTGATCCTGAGTTTCATCCTGCAGCGCTTCCGCGCGCGCATCCGCTTCTTCCCGATGTCGCAGCAGGCGCTGGCGATCGGCGGCTTGCTGGTCAACGACCGCATCGTCGCCGCGGCCGTGCACCTGGCGGTGGGCGAGCCGACGCTGCCGTGGAACTACTGGTGGGCGCCGCTGCTGGGCATGGCGCTGTGGCCGCCGCTGTTCGTGCTGCTGGACGCGCTGCGGCTGGGCCGGCGGAGCAAGTAG
- the mrdA gene encoding penicillin-binding protein 2, protein MHTRRTQKNPHAEAEQFRRRAALGFFGVLVALVGLGAWYFKLQVLDHDIYATRSDANRIKPRPVVPGRGMIYDRNGRLLAENVPAFRLDVTPDKVDDMDALLAELGKVIALSPEDIERFQAARKASRSFRPVTLKLRVSEEERARFAVDRWRFPGVELEPYLTRHYPYGELFAHIIGYVGRIDEKDLEMLGEGNAALTHIGKSGLERYYEEELRGKVGYEQVETNVQGRAIRTVGRVPAQSGADLRLSIDADLQRAMVAAFGDYQGAAIAIDPRTGEILAMVSLPSYDPNLFVNGISHADFQALNGDPSRPQFNRLVLGGVAPGSTIKPFMGLAGLDSGTRRPEDKILSTGMFYLPGVSRGWGDSHRGGHGWTDLRKSIAQSVNTYYYKLAVDMGITKVDQYMGRYGFGVPTGIDLMGEIGGIVPSPAYKAKSRKEAWYPGDTVNIAIGQGDWKVTPLQLVRAVAGIADGQLRTPHLVMAQRGAFDQPWTPVALGPGKPISDNPGNLQAVREGMMDTMRPGGSGHAIAVSAPYQMAGKTGTAQVVSRKGLAAVDPRSLPMHLRHRSLFEGFAPAEQPTIALAIAVEGGGYGASTAAPIARKIFDAWLLGRLPPGVEPLDSLRGATAFGSQLYYAEDPGSRGAADAVALAAGERPVLIGPVEVEAAAVPLPAAPPPIPDEIPDER, encoded by the coding sequence CTGCACACCCGCCGCACGCAGAAGAACCCGCACGCCGAGGCCGAGCAGTTCCGGCGCCGCGCGGCGCTGGGCTTCTTCGGCGTGCTGGTGGCGCTGGTCGGCCTGGGCGCCTGGTACTTCAAGCTGCAGGTGCTGGACCACGACATCTACGCCACGCGCTCGGACGCCAACCGGATCAAGCCGCGGCCGGTGGTGCCGGGGCGCGGCATGATCTACGACCGCAACGGCCGCCTGCTGGCCGAGAACGTGCCCGCGTTCCGGCTCGACGTGACCCCGGACAAGGTCGACGACATGGACGCGTTGCTGGCCGAGCTCGGCAAGGTCATCGCGCTGTCGCCGGAGGACATCGAACGCTTCCAGGCCGCGCGCAAGGCCAGCCGCAGCTTCCGTCCGGTGACCCTGAAGCTGCGGGTCAGCGAGGAAGAACGCGCGCGTTTCGCGGTTGACCGCTGGCGCTTCCCCGGCGTGGAGCTGGAGCCCTACCTGACCCGCCACTATCCCTACGGCGAGCTGTTCGCGCACATCATCGGCTACGTCGGCCGCATCGACGAGAAGGACCTGGAGATGCTCGGCGAAGGCAATGCCGCGCTGACCCACATCGGCAAGTCCGGGCTGGAGCGCTATTACGAAGAGGAACTGCGCGGCAAGGTCGGCTACGAGCAGGTCGAGACCAACGTGCAGGGCCGCGCGATCCGCACCGTCGGCCGGGTGCCGGCGCAGTCCGGCGCCGACCTGCGCCTGTCCATCGACGCCGACCTGCAGCGCGCGATGGTCGCCGCGTTCGGCGACTACCAGGGCGCGGCCATCGCGATCGATCCGCGCACCGGCGAGATCCTGGCGATGGTCAGCCTGCCGTCCTACGACCCCAATCTGTTCGTCAACGGCATCTCGCATGCCGATTTCCAGGCGCTCAACGGCGATCCGTCGCGGCCGCAGTTCAACCGCCTGGTGCTCGGCGGGGTGGCGCCCGGTTCGACCATCAAGCCGTTCATGGGCCTGGCCGGGCTCGACAGCGGCACGCGCCGGCCGGAGGACAAGATCCTGTCCACCGGCATGTTCTACCTGCCCGGGGTCAGCCGCGGCTGGGGCGACTCGCACCGCGGCGGGCACGGCTGGACCGACCTGCGCAAGTCGATCGCGCAGTCGGTCAATACCTACTACTACAAACTCGCCGTCGACATGGGCATCACCAAGGTCGACCAGTACATGGGCCGCTACGGCTTCGGCGTGCCCACCGGCATCGACCTGATGGGCGAGATCGGCGGCATCGTGCCGTCGCCGGCGTACAAGGCCAAGAGCCGCAAGGAAGCGTGGTATCCCGGCGACACGGTCAACATCGCGATCGGCCAGGGCGACTGGAAGGTGACCCCGCTGCAGCTGGTGCGCGCGGTGGCCGGCATCGCCGATGGCCAGCTACGCACCCCGCACCTGGTGATGGCCCAGCGCGGCGCGTTCGACCAGCCGTGGACGCCGGTGGCGCTCGGCCCGGGCAAGCCGATCAGCGACAACCCCGGCAACCTGCAGGCGGTGCGCGAGGGCATGATGGACACCATGCGTCCGGGCGGCAGCGGCCATGCGATCGCGGTCAGCGCGCCGTACCAGATGGCCGGCAAGACCGGCACCGCGCAGGTGGTCAGCCGCAAGGGCCTGGCCGCGGTGGATCCGCGCAGCCTGCCGATGCACCTGCGCCATCGCTCGCTGTTCGAGGGCTTCGCCCCGGCCGAGCAGCCGACCATCGCCCTGGCGATCGCGGTGGAAGGCGGCGGCTACGGCGCCAGCACCGCCGCGCCGATCGCGCGCAAGATCTTCGATGCCTGGCTGCTCGGCCGCTTGCCGCCCGGCGTCGAGCCGCTGGACAGCCTGCGCGGCGCCACCGCGTTCGGCAGCCAGCTGTACTACGCCGAGGATCCGGGCTCGCGCGGCGCCGCCGACGCGGTGGCGCTGGCCGCCGGCGAACGCCCGGTGCTGATCGGCCCGGTCGAGGTGGAAGCCGCCGCCGTGCCGCTGCCCGCCGCGCCGCCGCCGATCCCCGACGAGATCCCGGACGAACGATGA
- the rodA gene encoding rod shape-determining protein RodA, giving the protein MKDFLRWLADLGGRFTRTLDWPMCLALGALMVIGLAVLKSAGGQAGGNHLMLAQAVRFAIGAAAMWGLSRVSALRLRAWTPLIYALSMLPLLAVFALGTGKYGRQWLDLKVFYLQPAELLKISMPMMVAWYLHRVPLPPRVPTVLVSGVIIGLPTALIMLQPDFGTGVLIAASGGFVLLLAGLPWWWVGIAVGGVAAAAPVAWFWLLRPYQKDRIMMFLNPENDALGAGWNIIQSKIAIGSGGLHGKGWGLGSQSHLNFIPEQTTDFAFSVLSEEFGWIGVATVLTLYLVVIGRCLWIATQARDTFSRLLAGATGLAFFVYVLVNGGMISGLLPVVGVPMPLMSYGGTSAVSLLAGLGLVMAVKAHRPVHGY; this is encoded by the coding sequence ATGAAGGATTTCCTGCGCTGGCTGGCCGATCTCGGCGGCCGTTTCACCCGCACCCTGGACTGGCCGATGTGCCTGGCCCTGGGCGCGTTGATGGTGATCGGCCTGGCGGTGCTCAAGAGCGCCGGCGGCCAGGCCGGCGGCAACCATCTGATGCTGGCCCAGGCGGTGCGCTTCGCGATCGGCGCGGCGGCGATGTGGGGCCTGTCGCGGGTCTCGGCGCTGCGCCTGCGCGCATGGACGCCACTGATCTACGCGCTGTCGATGCTGCCGCTGCTGGCGGTGTTCGCGCTGGGCACCGGCAAGTACGGCCGGCAATGGCTGGACCTGAAGGTGTTCTACCTGCAGCCGGCCGAGCTGCTGAAGATCAGCATGCCGATGATGGTGGCCTGGTACCTGCACCGCGTGCCGCTGCCGCCGCGCGTGCCCACGGTGCTGGTCAGCGGGGTGATCATCGGCCTGCCGACCGCGCTGATCATGCTGCAGCCGGACTTCGGCACCGGCGTGCTGATCGCCGCCAGCGGCGGCTTCGTGCTGCTGCTGGCCGGGCTGCCGTGGTGGTGGGTGGGCATCGCGGTCGGCGGCGTCGCCGCGGCCGCGCCGGTGGCCTGGTTCTGGCTGCTGCGGCCGTACCAGAAGGACCGGATCATGATGTTCCTCAATCCGGAGAACGATGCGCTGGGGGCCGGCTGGAACATCATCCAGTCCAAGATCGCGATCGGTTCCGGCGGCCTGCACGGCAAGGGCTGGGGCCTGGGTTCGCAGTCGCACCTGAACTTCATTCCCGAGCAGACCACCGACTTCGCGTTCTCGGTGCTCAGCGAGGAATTCGGCTGGATCGGCGTGGCCACGGTGCTGACCCTGTACCTGGTGGTGATCGGGCGCTGCCTGTGGATTGCCACGCAGGCGCGTGACACGTTTTCGCGCCTGCTCGCCGGCGCCACCGGCCTGGCGTTTTTCGTCTATGTGCTGGTCAACGGCGGCATGATCTCCGGGCTGCTGCCGGTGGTCGGCGTGCCGATGCCGCTGATGAGTTACGGCGGCACCTCGGCGGTGTCGCTGTTGGCCGGGCTGGGCCTGGTGATGGCGGTCAAGGCGCACCGCCCGGTGCACGGCTACTGA
- a CDS encoding virulence factor family protein produces MKFLRFLLLLSVVLGLSGYALIRYYFPKGAMHSHGYGRVALTQPAGPPQGMVILFASGNRAQRQAAAARIAATGAVVATVDGDRYLMRLQRGGSGCEHAWHDAEQLSRHLQRDLHGDRYFLPMLAGTGTGATLAERIVGAAPAATLGGAIGIAPAPTEVCAGTAQANSAQGFVDLAAAPVGAAPETALAARVAAHLHTPGSGGALDDLPLTELPVRVPGAPLAIVLSGDGGWRDIDKGMAEALQQRGIAVVGWDSLRYFWRDKPPAQASADLARVIDHYQQRWHPQRILLVGYSFGATAMPFMYNRLPPAQRAQVGLLALFGVDHKADFQIRVRNWFDLGDAADAKPVLPEIARIAPSQLLCVYGDQEKDTVCPQLRDSGAKIVALHGGHHFDQHPAGLATIVDARWQQLAEDARHPVAALDAGHPHAGTAQPMPLHTPPGALQ; encoded by the coding sequence ATGAAATTCCTGCGATTCCTGTTGCTGCTGAGCGTCGTGCTGGGCCTGAGCGGCTATGCGCTGATCCGCTACTACTTTCCCAAAGGCGCGATGCATAGCCACGGCTACGGCCGGGTCGCATTGACCCAGCCGGCCGGCCCGCCGCAGGGCATGGTGATCCTGTTCGCCAGCGGCAACCGCGCGCAGCGCCAGGCGGCGGCAGCGCGCATCGCCGCCACCGGCGCGGTGGTCGCGACGGTCGACGGCGATCGCTACCTGATGCGCCTGCAGCGTGGCGGCAGCGGCTGCGAGCATGCCTGGCACGATGCCGAACAGCTGAGCCGGCACCTGCAGCGCGACCTGCACGGCGACCGCTACTTCCTGCCGATGCTGGCCGGTACCGGCACCGGTGCGACCCTGGCCGAGCGCATCGTCGGCGCCGCGCCCGCGGCGACCCTGGGCGGGGCGATCGGCATCGCGCCGGCGCCGACCGAGGTCTGCGCCGGCACCGCGCAAGCCAACAGCGCGCAGGGCTTCGTCGATCTCGCGGCGGCACCGGTGGGCGCTGCGCCGGAGACGGCGCTGGCCGCGCGCGTGGCCGCGCACCTGCACACGCCGGGCAGCGGCGGTGCGCTCGACGACCTGCCGTTGACCGAACTGCCAGTGCGCGTGCCCGGCGCGCCGCTGGCGATCGTGCTGTCCGGCGACGGCGGCTGGCGCGATATCGACAAGGGCATGGCCGAGGCCTTGCAGCAGCGCGGCATCGCAGTGGTCGGCTGGGACAGCCTGCGCTACTTCTGGCGCGACAAGCCGCCGGCGCAGGCCAGCGCCGACCTGGCGCGGGTCATCGACCACTACCAGCAGCGCTGGCATCCGCAGCGCATCCTGCTGGTGGGCTATTCCTTCGGCGCCACCGCGATGCCGTTCATGTACAACCGCCTGCCGCCGGCGCAGCGCGCGCAGGTCGGCCTGCTGGCCTTGTTCGGCGTGGACCACAAGGCCGATTTCCAGATCCGCGTGCGCAACTGGTTCGACCTGGGCGATGCCGCCGACGCCAAGCCGGTGCTGCCGGAAATCGCGCGCATCGCGCCGTCGCAGCTGCTGTGCGTATACGGCGACCAGGAGAAGGACACGGTGTGCCCGCAGCTGCGCGACAGCGGCGCGAAGATCGTCGCGCTGCACGGCGGCCACCATTTCGACCAGCATCCGGCCGGCCTGGCGACGATCGTGGACGCGCGCTGGCAGCAGCTTGCAGAAGACGCGCGCCATCCTGTCGCGGCGCTCGATGCCGGGCATCCGCATGCAGGTACGGCGCAACCCATGCCGCTGCACACGCCGCCTGGGGCGCTGCAATAA
- a CDS encoding NAD(P) transhydrogenase subunit alpha: protein MAFTVAVVKEQQAGERRVAMVPAVLPKLAKLGAQLRLQAGAGIAARFDDAAYAGCTVLDDAQEVVAGADLVLAVQAPSLQTLAAMRPGSMLVAMLYPAKAPGLLELLCERRITAFAMETVPRISRAQSLDVLSSQAALAGYYAPLLGAVHLPRILPMMTTAVGSLRAARVLVMGLGVAGLQALATARRLGAVTEGYDVRPETREQAQSVGARFVDTGIDARGEGGYARELTAEERAKAAAVLTQHIQQADMIVTTANVPGRTAPILIERAQIDGMKPGAVIVDLAADSGGNCAGSVPGQTVEVGPVTIVAPFNVPSALAQHASELYAKNLLNLLELLVRDGALAPDFDDEVVAGTLLTRDGQRCHPTPQAIAPAPAAKES from the coding sequence ATGGCGTTCACCGTAGCGGTAGTGAAAGAACAGCAGGCTGGCGAGCGTCGCGTGGCGATGGTGCCGGCGGTGCTGCCGAAGCTGGCGAAACTTGGTGCGCAGCTGCGCTTGCAGGCGGGCGCCGGCATCGCCGCGCGCTTCGACGATGCGGCCTATGCCGGCTGCACCGTGCTCGACGATGCGCAGGAAGTCGTCGCCGGCGCCGACCTGGTGCTGGCGGTGCAGGCGCCGTCGCTGCAGACCCTGGCGGCGATGCGTCCGGGCAGCATGCTGGTCGCGATGCTGTATCCGGCCAAGGCGCCGGGGTTGCTGGAGTTGCTGTGCGAACGCCGCATCACCGCGTTCGCGATGGAAACCGTGCCGCGGATCAGCCGCGCGCAATCGCTGGACGTGCTGTCGAGCCAGGCCGCGCTGGCCGGCTACTACGCGCCGCTGCTGGGCGCGGTGCACCTGCCGCGGATCCTGCCGATGATGACCACCGCGGTTGGCTCGCTGCGCGCCGCACGTGTGCTGGTGATGGGCCTGGGCGTGGCCGGACTGCAGGCGCTGGCCACCGCGCGCCGGCTCGGCGCGGTCACCGAAGGCTACGACGTGCGCCCGGAAACGCGCGAGCAGGCGCAATCGGTCGGCGCCAGGTTCGTCGACACCGGCATCGACGCGCGCGGCGAAGGCGGCTATGCGCGCGAACTCACCGCAGAGGAACGCGCCAAGGCCGCCGCGGTGCTGACCCAGCACATCCAGCAGGCCGACATGATCGTCACCACCGCCAACGTGCCCGGCCGCACCGCGCCGATCCTGATCGAGCGCGCGCAGATCGACGGCATGAAGCCCGGCGCGGTGATCGTGGACCTGGCCGCCGACAGCGGCGGCAACTGCGCCGGCAGCGTGCCCGGGCAGACCGTGGAGGTGGGTCCAGTGACTATCGTCGCGCCGTTCAACGTGCCCTCGGCGCTGGCCCAGCATGCCAGCGAGCTGTACGCGAAGAACCTGCTGAACCTGCTCGAGTTGCTGGTCCGCGACGGCGCGCTGGCGCCGGACTTCGACGACGAGGTCGTTGCCGGCACCTTGCTGACCCGCGACGGCCAACGTTGCCATCCCACGCCGCAGGCCATCGCGCCTGCACCCGCCGCCAAGGAGTCCTGA
- a CDS encoding NAD(P) transhydrogenase subunit alpha, whose protein sequence is MNLDLSMSWMIALYVFMLAAFTGYEVIGKVPSILHTPLMSGSNFIHGIVVVGAMHALFNADSVAGQAIGFVGVLLGAGNAAGGYVVTDRMLAMFKPSAKSASATDTPKE, encoded by the coding sequence ATGAATCTCGATCTGTCGATGAGCTGGATGATCGCGTTGTACGTGTTCATGCTCGCGGCGTTCACCGGCTACGAAGTGATCGGCAAGGTGCCGTCGATCCTGCACACGCCGCTGATGTCCGGTTCCAACTTCATCCACGGCATCGTCGTGGTCGGCGCGATGCACGCGCTGTTCAACGCCGACAGCGTCGCCGGCCAGGCGATCGGCTTCGTCGGCGTGCTGCTCGGCGCCGGCAACGCCGCCGGCGGCTACGTGGTCACCGATCGCATGCTGGCGATGTTCAAGCCCAGCGCCAAGTCCGCCTCCGCCACCGACACCCCGAAGGAATAG
- a CDS encoding NAD(P)(+) transhydrogenase (Re/Si-specific) subunit beta: MLQLLVELSGFAAALLFVLGLKHMSSPVTALRGIVLAGIGMLVAVAAAFGYLAALQPSAQPHALTNLALALLALALGGAWAWRSGRKVAVTAMPQMVALYNGMGGGAAAAVAAVALTARQPQHGGLHLAVTVLGALIGSISLSGSVIAWAKLDGRINSAWRFKGQSVFNAGVFLAALVLGALVVAQIGGGWAALAFFVAALGFGILMTLPIGGADMPVVISLYNAFTGLAVGLEGFALQNPALMIAGMVVGSAGTLLTMLMAKSMNRSLANVLFSNFGDGAAVAQGDVQGRMTAVEASDAAVAMRYASSVIIVPGYGLAVAQAQARLYELVKLLQAAEVDVKFAIHPVAGRMPGHMNVLLAEAGVPYDLIFDMDDINDSFASADVALVIGANDVVNPAARSDKTSPIYGMPILNADQAHQVYVIKRGQGKGYAGVENLLFYGDNCDMVYGDAAAVLNRMVQAVKDLSG, encoded by the coding sequence ATGCTGCAGTTGCTGGTGGAGCTCAGCGGGTTCGCCGCCGCCCTGTTGTTCGTTCTCGGCCTCAAGCACATGTCCTCGCCGGTGACCGCGCTGCGCGGCATCGTATTGGCCGGCATCGGCATGCTGGTCGCGGTCGCCGCCGCATTCGGCTACCTGGCCGCTCTGCAGCCGAGCGCGCAGCCGCATGCGCTGACCAATCTCGCCCTGGCGCTGCTGGCGCTGGCGCTCGGCGGCGCCTGGGCCTGGCGCAGCGGGCGCAAGGTGGCGGTGACCGCGATGCCGCAGATGGTGGCGCTGTACAACGGCATGGGCGGCGGCGCCGCGGCCGCGGTGGCGGCGGTCGCACTGACCGCGCGGCAACCGCAGCACGGCGGCCTGCATCTCGCGGTGACCGTGCTCGGCGCCTTGATCGGATCGATCTCGCTGTCCGGTTCGGTGATCGCCTGGGCCAAGCTCGACGGCCGCATCAACAGCGCCTGGCGCTTCAAGGGACAGAGCGTGTTCAACGCCGGCGTGTTCCTCGCCGCGCTGGTGCTCGGCGCACTGGTCGTGGCGCAAATCGGCGGCGGCTGGGCCGCCCTGGCGTTCTTCGTCGCCGCGCTGGGTTTCGGCATCCTGATGACGCTGCCGATCGGCGGCGCCGACATGCCGGTGGTGATCTCGCTGTACAACGCGTTCACCGGCCTGGCGGTGGGCCTGGAAGGCTTCGCGTTGCAGAACCCGGCGCTGATGATCGCCGGCATGGTGGTCGGATCGGCCGGCACGCTGTTGACCATGCTGATGGCCAAGTCGATGAACCGCTCGCTGGCCAATGTGCTGTTCAGCAATTTCGGCGACGGCGCCGCGGTGGCGCAGGGCGACGTGCAGGGCCGCATGACCGCGGTGGAAGCCAGCGATGCGGCGGTGGCGATGCGCTATGCCTCCAGCGTGATCATCGTGCCCGGTTACGGCCTGGCGGTGGCGCAGGCGCAGGCGCGGCTGTACGAACTGGTCAAGCTGCTGCAGGCCGCCGAGGTGGACGTGAAGTTCGCGATCCATCCGGTCGCCGGGCGCATGCCCGGGCACATGAACGTGCTGCTCGCCGAGGCCGGTGTGCCCTACGACCTGATCTTCGACATGGACGACATCAACGACAGCTTCGCCAGCGCCGATGTTGCGCTGGTGATCGGCGCCAACGACGTGGTCAACCCGGCCGCGCGCAGCGACAAAACCTCGCCGATCTACGGCATGCCGATCCTCAACGCCGACCAGGCGCACCAGGTCTACGTGATCAAGCGCGGCCAGGGCAAGGGCTATGCCGGCGTGGAGAACCTGCTGTTCTACGGCGACAACTGCGACATGGTCTACGGCGACGCCGCCGCGGTGCTCAACCGCATGGTGCAGGCGGTGAAGGACCTGTCCGGCTGA
- a CDS encoding NAD-dependent succinate-semialdehyde dehydrogenase gives MAYATRNPYTGELLASFPEATDAQVLAAIGAADAAFQQWKNASFAERAKVMHAAARLLRADVRGYAQLLTLEMGKLIGEAEAEVSLSADIFEYYAVNAERLLAPERLPVADPAEGEAMLVHEPLGVLLAIEPWNFPYYQIARIIAPQLSAGNTVLLKHASNVPQCAAKFEALMAAAGLPAGAFANLYATRSQVETILNDPRVHGVALTGSEGAGAIVAAQAARALKKSTMELGGADAFVVLADAELEKTVKWAVFGRHWNGGQVCVSSKRMIVAREVYAEFLRRYRAGVAALKAGDPMDPATTLAPLSSQGAADELKRQIAAAVEHGATATEVGPPVPTQGAFVQPTLLTNVTRDNPAYYQEFFGPVSMLFEAADEDDAVRIANDSPFGLGGSVFTADTARGVEVARRISTGMVFVNHPTMVKADLPFGGVRRSGYGRELIGLGIKEFVNHKLIDVVDIDARF, from the coding sequence ATGGCTTATGCGACCCGCAATCCCTACACCGGCGAACTGCTCGCCAGTTTTCCCGAGGCTACCGACGCGCAGGTGCTCGCCGCGATCGGCGCCGCCGACGCCGCCTTCCAGCAGTGGAAGAACGCCTCCTTCGCCGAGCGCGCCAAGGTCATGCACGCGGCGGCGCGACTGCTGCGCGCCGACGTGCGCGGCTACGCGCAGCTGCTGACCCTGGAGATGGGCAAGCTGATCGGCGAGGCCGAAGCCGAGGTGAGCTTGTCCGCCGACATCTTCGAGTACTACGCGGTCAACGCCGAACGCCTGCTGGCGCCGGAGCGGCTGCCGGTGGCCGATCCGGCCGAAGGCGAGGCGATGCTGGTGCACGAGCCGCTGGGCGTGCTGCTGGCGATCGAGCCGTGGAACTTCCCGTACTACCAGATCGCGCGGATCATCGCCCCGCAACTGTCGGCCGGCAACACGGTGTTGCTCAAGCACGCGTCCAACGTGCCGCAGTGCGCGGCGAAGTTCGAAGCGCTGATGGCCGCGGCGGGGCTGCCGGCCGGCGCGTTCGCCAATCTCTACGCCACGCGTTCGCAGGTGGAAACCATCCTCAACGACCCGCGCGTGCACGGCGTGGCACTGACCGGCTCGGAAGGCGCCGGCGCCATCGTCGCCGCGCAGGCGGCCAGGGCGCTGAAGAAATCGACGATGGAACTAGGCGGCGCCGACGCCTTCGTGGTGCTGGCCGATGCCGAACTGGAGAAGACGGTGAAGTGGGCGGTGTTCGGCCGCCACTGGAACGGCGGCCAGGTGTGCGTATCGTCCAAGCGCATGATCGTGGCGCGCGAGGTGTACGCGGAGTTCCTGCGCCGCTACCGCGCGGGCGTGGCCGCGCTCAAGGCCGGCGATCCGATGGATCCGGCGACCACGTTGGCGCCGCTGTCCTCGCAGGGCGCGGCCGACGAACTCAAGCGGCAGATCGCCGCGGCGGTGGAGCATGGCGCCACCGCCACCGAGGTTGGGCCGCCGGTGCCGACGCAGGGCGCGTTCGTGCAGCCGACCCTTCTGACCAATGTGACCAGGGACAACCCGGCCTATTACCAGGAGTTCTTCGGCCCGGTATCGATGCTGTTCGAGGCCGCCGACGAAGACGATGCGGTGCGCATCGCGAACGACTCGCCGTTCGGCCTGGGTGGCTCGGTGTTCACCGCCGACACTGCGCGCGGCGTCGAGGTGGCCAGGCGCATTTCCACCGGCATGGTGTTCGTCAACCATCCGACCATGGTCAAGGCCGACCTGCCGTTCGGCGGCGTGCGCCGCTCCGGCTACGGGCGCGAACTGATCGGGCTGGGCATCAAGGAGTTCGTCAACCACAAGCTGATCGACGTGGTGGACATCGACGCGCGATTCTGA
- the mltB gene encoding lytic murein transglycosylase B has translation MIRRSLICLITLGLVACATQPKAPPSPPQATTLPQPPPPASPPAGTAPEAAPAPPVDLTPVPFEIARANFVRDTAAKYGLDPAQIEATLAQAQFKDAIVAAMSRPAERVKPWSEYRPMFISQARIDGGRAFLATHREELLRVQARTGVPAEIIVAIIGVETSYGKNAGSYRVLDALYTLAFRYPRSGDPAKLEREVRRELFFRDELGQLFALGREENLDVTTLIGSYAGAMGLGQFMPSSYRQFAVDGDGDGKRNLFTDYDDMFSSIANYFVKKGGWVRDGAVAVPATLRPGAEEFNPTDWTPSYTLADLAARGYQPAAPVPAGATATPITLEGSAGKQYWLGFQNYYAITRYNISKMYAMAVYQLSQAIAGKELPPA, from the coding sequence ATGATTCGACGTTCGCTGATTTGCCTGATCACGCTTGGCCTGGTCGCATGCGCGACCCAGCCCAAGGCGCCGCCGTCGCCGCCGCAGGCCACGACGCTGCCGCAACCGCCGCCGCCCGCGTCGCCGCCTGCCGGTACCGCGCCCGAAGCGGCACCCGCACCGCCGGTCGACCTGACCCCGGTGCCGTTCGAGATCGCGCGCGCCAACTTCGTCCGCGACACCGCGGCCAAGTACGGCCTGGACCCGGCGCAGATCGAGGCGACGCTGGCGCAGGCGCAGTTCAAGGACGCGATCGTGGCGGCGATGTCGCGCCCGGCCGAGCGGGTCAAGCCGTGGAGCGAATACCGGCCGATGTTCATCAGCCAGGCGCGCATCGACGGCGGCCGCGCGTTCCTGGCCACGCACCGCGAAGAACTGCTGCGCGTGCAGGCGCGCACCGGCGTGCCGGCGGAGATCATCGTCGCGATCATCGGCGTGGAGACCAGCTACGGCAAGAACGCGGGCAGCTACCGCGTGCTCGACGCGCTGTACACGCTGGCGTTTCGCTATCCGCGCAGCGGCGACCCGGCCAAGCTCGAACGCGAAGTGCGCCGCGAGCTGTTTTTCCGCGACGAACTCGGCCAGCTGTTCGCGCTCGGCCGCGAGGAGAACCTGGACGTCACCACGCTGATCGGCAGCTATGCCGGCGCGATGGGCCTGGGCCAGTTCATGCCGTCCAGCTACCGCCAGTTCGCGGTGGATGGCGATGGCGACGGCAAGCGCAACCTGTTCACCGACTACGACGACATGTTCTCCTCGATCGCCAACTACTTCGTCAAGAAGGGCGGCTGGGTGCGCGACGGCGCGGTCGCGGTGCCGGCCACGCTGCGTCCCGGTGCCGAGGAATTCAATCCGACCGACTGGACTCCGAGCTACACGCTGGCCGACCTGGCCGCGCGCGGCTACCAGCCAGCCGCACCGGTTCCCGCCGGCGCCACCGCCACCCCGATCACGCTCGAGGGCAGCGCCGGCAAGCAGTACTGGCTCGGCTTCCAGAATTACTACGCGATCACCCGTTACAACATTTCCAAGATGTACGCGATGGCCGTGTACCAACTGTCCCAGGCCATCGCCGGCAAGGAGTTACCCCCGGCATGA